Below is a window of Chloroflexota bacterium DNA.
GCCGCGTTCCCCCGCCACCGCTCCAGCAGCGACGCCACCTGCCGCTCGACGTTGTCCTTCGCCCGCACCGCATAGCTCAGGTTCGCCCGGTTGAAGCTCGAGACGAACACCTCCGCGCCCCGCAGGTCCAGCTGCTCCACGATGTCCCGCCGCACCCGCTCCGTCGCCGTCGCCGTCAGCGCCAGCACCGGCGTCCGCGGGAACATCGAACGCAGCTGCCGCAGGTTCCGGTAGTCCGGCCGGAACTCGTGCCCCCACTCCGAGATGCAGTGCGCCTCGTCGATCGCGATCAGGCTGACCCTCAGCCCGCTCAGGAACCGCTGGAATCCCGGCGCCGACAGCCGTTCCGGCGCCACGTACAGGATCTTCACGTCCCCCCGACGCACCTCCGCCTGCACCCGCTCGATGTCCCGTACCGGCATCGTGCTGTTGATGAACCGCGCCGCAATCCCGTTCGCGCTCAGCCCGTCCACCTGGTCCTTCATCAGCGCAATAAGCGGCGACACCACCAGCGTCACCCCCTCCATCGCCAGCGCCGGCAGCTGGTAGCACAACGACTTCCCGCCCCCCGTAGGCATCAGCAGCAGCGAGTCCCCGCCCCCCAGCACCCGCCAAATCACAGCCTCCTGCTGCCCCCGAAAACTCTCAAACCCAAAATGCGCCTTCAACAGCGCATGAATGTCCGTCGAAGTGGTCATGGGCGCACGGCTCTCCTGCAATTGTGGTTGCGGTGTTGGGATAGTAGGGAGTGCAGTAGGGGGCGCGCAAGGTGTGGTGAGTCAGTTCATTGGCCAATCACCAACCGAATGCAAAATAGTCCTCCGCCCCTTGCAGCCATCTGTCAGCTAATTCTTTGCCCTTCAAACTGTCTACATATTTCCGTAGGTACTCTCCATCCACCAACGACTTCCCTCTAGCCACCTTGCCTGCAATGATCCTCACATATCGTTGCTCATACAGAAAGTCACAACCAAAGACACACAGCGGCATCACAATATTGAGGTCCTTTCGTTCTTCATCCGAACAAACCCTTCTTTTCTTCTTGTGCGCCACCCACAGGGCCTCGACCGGGAATTCCTTCCCACACATGGCACACGAGGCTCGCCGCTGTCTCCCAAAAAGAAACCTACGTAGCAAGTGTTGCTCTAAGCGTCCCTTCTTTTCTGAACGTCCATCCGTTTCATCCAGACCCTCCAAACGTAGTCGGAGCTTCTGCCACTCTTTTTCCTGCGCCTCCTCCCACTTGCTCCGCCGCTTCTGGGCCTCCCACCCTTTGTCCTCCCAGCCAATCCAGCTGAAGAGATACCCCCATCCGCTCTGTGTAGTCTCCACAAAAACTAAAGGCGAGTAGTAGATGACCTTATCTATAGCCGAACCTCTCTCGGGATAGATCCCCAACAAATGCTCCCTCAAGGTGGTTGCCTCACACTCCAACGTCTCTTTGAGGAACATAACCGCCTTCTCTTCAAGTTCCGAATACTTGCCTGTTTGCCCCCTGTACTTCACCCGCTCATCAACAACTTCAAAGTGGTCACTACCTCGCAAGAACTGTTCCATGACGTCTACCGGTACGTGGAAA
It encodes the following:
- a CDS encoding RecQ family ATP-dependent DNA helicase, with product MTTSTDIHALLKAHFGFESFRGQQEAVIWRVLGGGDSLLLMPTGGGKSLCYQLPALAMEGVTLVVSPLIALMKDQVDGLSANGIAARFINSTMPVRDIERVQAEVRRGDVKILYVAPERLSAPGFQRFLSGLRVSLIAIDEAHCISEWGHEFRPDYRNLRQLRSMFPRTPVLALTATATERVRRDIVEQLDLRGAEVFVSSFNRANLSYAVRAKDNVERQVASLLERWRGNAAIVYCFSRQETEDVAAALNARGWRASPYHAGLAPEARRKAEGAFPPGRGPAPGAPGAVA